CGGCTCGCTCTAATATGTTCTAAATCGTTCAAGCaggaaaaagcgaaaccaaaTACACGGCGCACATTACACTAACCTTTAATTTTCCAGTCgaatttgtttgttgcttaCCTGCGTGAAGGGATCCATTTTTGCATCGCCCGAAGCAGCTTCTTTTTCACAAATACGCTACCAACGTACTAGATGAATCGGTGTAAATTACCGTCAAGCTTCGATTTCAACGCGATTTTGTTGTTTAACACCTTTTCCGGTCACTTTTTCTCCCAAAATCCAAGCACACAAGAGCACGCCCAACAACAAGCCGTCGCTTCTTTGTTCTGTGCCAGCCGCCAGCGTCGCCTGTTGAGGTTTGAAAAGCAACGGCCGTTGAGTAAGGGAATCAACTACTCGCCACGTACAGTCGCCACGAGTTTTTCTCAAATAATCCGGTAAAATCATACGTAAACCGCTCAAAGGCAAAATGCAAAGGCAAATAACATTAATCTACATATTACGGATGCAGCACATTATAAAAAGCATTGAAAAGATCTGAAAAACATCGCCTAAATGCTGCTAGAGCGCTGAAGCAGGCCTTATAAACAGGCTTTCAAGGAAGTTGAGAAAGTAAAGCCATCTGCCATCTGGCTATTTAAGACACTTCGCCGAATTTCATCACCATCCCCGTTCGGTGGAAGGGATTAAAAGGTAATTAAACCATCCCTCCCCAAAATCGAAACAGGACCGAACGCCAGGACTACCGGAAACGTGTAAATCGTCAGGTAAGCCATGCAGCAAGCAATCTTCCAGCGAACTTGTGAAACCACGAAGGGGGCGCATGATGTAACTTGCCACACACGCCAGAAGTGACCTTGAACTAGAGAACAGATGATGGGGATGTGGGTCATCATGCTGCTTCAGAAAGGGTTTATAAGTTGATGGCCAGTATCCGTATTGTGCATTGCAGGATGAGCGGTAAAATGCCAAGCTACGACGAAACGCACTCGGACAAGCTCGCACGCAAGGCCCGGGAATCACCGTTCATGCCGATCGGCTTGGCCGGATTGGTGGCGGTGTGTGCGATCGGTGCCTACAAGTACAAGCACCGCGGAGGGATGTCCACGTCCGTGTTCCTGATGCAGCTACGAGTGGCCGCGCAAGGAACGGTTGTGGCCGCCCTTTCCATCGGTCTCGGTTACACGATGGCAAACGAGtatattttcaacaaaaaagacGAATAAACAAGAAGCTCCTAGGACGCTCAAAGTTGTAAGTATCCGGTGATCCTGGTTTGCGCGTACCATTTCGGCAGTTTCTAATaattccttcctccctttctcttctcaCTTCTGGTCCCAAAAGATGTAAATAAGTATTAACAATATTAGAggaaaatgttatttatttactgCTGAGCCACCGACATCCCTGACATACTCGTATGGATTGAACTCCGCGGAACGGCACCTTGCACGACGTCACTCCGTTTCGGTGTGCACGACTATAACTGTGATTCAAGAGGTATTGGATGTAGGAACGGGATGCCGGGTATGGAAACGCGAGTGCAAATCGAAAACCAACCATTCTTCATGTCCTTAGAATCAGGATAAAACTGTCTCATCAATAGAAACACGGTGCTCGTTGAATTGGCTAGTGCAGTAAAAGTGGTGGCAGCGAAACCGTAGACAATTTGGCTAAATCTCGTTGAAACTTCTGAAAGAAGTGCTAAATTATTCGTCAGCAGTCGTGCTTCGTTGTGAAACTAAGATCAAGACATGTTGTCCAAATAATAAACCAAAAGTGTGTAGAAAACAACTAAACATTCTTTCACCTTGTGCATATAGACGTGTTtcgcaaaacgaaaaccacaGTAAGCGGTCCGTGAAAGTAGATGCGTACGTTTACCCGTAATCCGTGGCACCATCGCTGGTTGTGATCTTGCCGTCGAAGGTTGTTCTATTTTTAGTTCCGTTAAGCAGTGGAGTGGTTTCATGAATGAAAGTTAGATGCGTCGCTTCGATACCGGGCGGGGGGAATGGGCGTGACATTGTCGCGTCGGAAGGTTGATAAACAATTAACAGCCTTGTAGGATATGCGGGGAAGCAGCACTTCATTGCACGGTTTAGCACGACAAATGGCTATCCTGAAGTGGAACAATAAGGTACTTAACCTTTggaatttatttaaatgagGCTTGACATCACGTGGCTTAGGAGATAAGTCATGCCCGGTTGCATACTTGTAATCCATTGTTATCAATTGCAATCAGTTGCTGATAATTCAAACAGATTTTTTTCGTGTAAACTTTGTTTTATTAACCAAATGTAGCTATTAATTATGCACGTATTATGAGTAGAGCAACCCATCGATTGCCTCACGCCGATACCGACGACGCTTTCTGGAGCTGTTCGTGACGTTTCGTTTGACTCTTTTTCGACAAATCGTGATCCAGTGATCGCTGGCCATGCCCATTCGGAAGCACCTCCGTACTACGATCCGTATTCCGTCTGTACACCCGATTTTCGTTCGTCGGTATTTGTACGTATCCCTGAATATAATTCAGATTGCTAGCACCCGTGACTCCTCCCTGTCCGGCGTCAGCTATGAACGTTGGTTGAACTTGATGGTAAACCGTTTGCTGCAATCGGACAGGGCCGGCGGGCAGCGTATTGCGCGGTCCTGTTCCCGTGTAAACTGTAGTTCGTCGACCAGCCGAAGCGAAGGCCACTCCGATGGGTTGAacgggtgctggtggcggcacATGGATGTCACGGTACGCCGGCAGCGGTGCACCAGTCGTGAGTACAGTGCCCGTAATGGGGGATGATGAAGAGGGTGTCGCAATGTAGGCCAGGTTGGCCGGTGCCGGAAACGTGGCCAGATACGTACCACCCTCCGAAGCCGGTGTAGCTTGGGTCGTCGTGGAAGCAATTACGGATCCGGCATGTGGTGCCGTATTGTAACTGTGGATCTTGACATCGCCCGGTCTCAATTGAGCCGGATAGAAAGGGGCCGGGATCTGTGACTGCGTTGCTGGGTAGTAcagttgccgttgttgttggttaatAATgtactgctgttgatgctgttgctgctgctgctgctgttgctggccaacAGCTGCCATCTGATAGTAGCCATACGCAGCAGGCGTAGACGGGCTGACGACTGGCACTGGTTGTACCGCGGCCACTGGTTCATTCTCGTACGTTACATCCGCCCGATATCCGTTGTTGTCTGCGATGTACTTCACGATCTGCATTCGACCGTCTGGCAACTGCACCTTGTAACTACCCTTAACCGCTCcatccatctgctgctgttgggtgtGCGAAAAGTCATCCCCCGAAGCCGTGTCCTTCACCGCGTACGAGAAGACGTAGTTTTTCTTCACATCCGTTGCCGCCTCCTGTAAAAGTCCTCCTTGAAACGCCTGTCGAGAAGTTAGCGTAACTTACATGATACTCACATTCAAGAAGTCGATGTCATCCACCTGGTATCCTTTGCCTAGCAGTCTGGCCGCATGCTTCGCCAACGCTTGGTAGGCAGGTTTCACAATGGGACTATCGGCACCAGCAAAGCGACCCATCTTCTGCTGCCGCTCCTTCAGTGCGAGCGCCTCGTAAGGGTAAGCCAATTCGTTCACTGCAGACCCATCTCGTACGCGGGGAAACTGCACAGGACCTTGGCTGTAGTACACGATACCCACAAACCCAGTGGACGCgagaaaaggaataaaaaataaactaaaCGGTTACAGAGCTTGTTAGGCTCTCAGATCTGCTAGACGTCGCTTACTTGAGAAGATTTTGAGAGAATTTCTCACTGTTGGTCGCTAGGTTCCGGTCGAAGATGGCAATGCCTTCGTACGGGTTCCGGTACGGGTGTGGATTTACATCGCGAGGTCGTAGCAAAGATGCCGGCTCGGGTGTTTCCACGGCCACCGAAAGGCACTGGCCAACGATTGCCAGTATCACTAGAGAACGGGCAAGCTGTACAGGGAAAGGCAAAGGTCAATGGTTTGGTTGTCGTTTGAATGAAGCTGCAACTACGCCGTCTTGGCTGAACTGCAGTAGGATCTAGCTAAGGAACAATTAGTCTAACTCAACCCAAAAAAGGGTGGATAACGTCCGATCACCAGACATCGCCTTACCTTGCCCACCGGCGAACGCCTTGACTGCATTTTCGGTTCCCACTCGGTCAGACGGTCGGTTAGAATTATTTAAGCATACCACCTTGTACGATGAGTGATGGGTGGATGGGGGGCGGTTGAATCAActggggaatggaatgggaaaaatgaaaaacacgaaaaacaaagTATGGTTGGGGGTGCTTTCGGGTGTATTTTTCACACGGGACACACCGGCCATGTGAGCCATGTGATCGGTTGGACACTTGTGGGAGGCGCACTTCCAACGCGGCCTTCCATTTCCCCCCTGTGAACGGGCCTGCGTATAGGGTGTGGATTTATCAGAATTTTCCACGCTTTATTGGAGAGGTGGAACGATATTACACACGGCCGCAACGGTTATGATCATTTCACGTGCGAGCGACCGAAAGGGTGTGTGGAAATGATTTCCACTTTATTATGCGCTCGTTATAgattgtttatgttgtttctTCATCGTCAAACAATTGGTTAGCTATTACCAGGTATAGGTATACATAAGTATGCTTTAGTTGACGAATCCAACCTGTTTGGTTGCAAGATCGAGTTGAATGAAGTGATATTCAGTACTAACTATTTATACTAACTGCATTGTTTCAAATGTAAAATTTTCAAACCCAAATAAAAATGAGCCCGAAACTGGTCTTTGTTTGGGCTCTATATCCTTGAAAGATTGAAGGATATTCCATTAAAGGTATAGGGCATCTAGTGTGAAACCTGAAACGCACCACTAATTAAAGGTGATACTACTGGATGGACCAATAAATCTATCTCGACTTAAAGCGCACCATAGCATCATAAAGAATCAATTCAGATCATCCCGGGAGCCAACGGGCGATACACGGACCTTgggatgcgatgatgatgatggcgtcggTGGTCCATAAAAGCAGACTAACTGACTGACACTCATTATGCTCTGCATGTCTGCATAGGCTGTGGTATAAGCCTATGCTTAGATACCTTGCCAAACATCTAAGACGCGATGTTTTACTGGGGGCACATCACCGATCAACGGTAAAGTGCCGCATCAAGCAGTTCATGATGTGCCtatcgatgatgctgatgattcgCGCGATGTGAAGCTTAATTGGGACATGTAGCTACATTTTGTGGATAAAGTTTCGCCGACACACAGCATGATGCTGGATCTTGACCTGTGTTTACGTGGCTTTCAAGAGGCCCCGCGCCATCAATGGGATGGATTTTCAAAGCAATAAGGAGCTGAAGTTATTTAACACCAATTAACATATCAATAAGACAGCGTGAGCAATGTAATCGGCGCAACTTAAGGCGAAGTATATTGTGTAATCGCAGTGTCCTTCTTGTTGGGTTTGATTTGGTGTAGGAACATAAATGTGTTAGATTCAACCTCAAGAAAGGATTTTAACTATTTTGACATAGAACACAATAATCGGGAATTGATGCACCGATTCCCTCTTGAATTGGCTGTTGCCGGCATATGCACACGTTACCGACTCAATTGCTGTTACTTAACAACGTTAAGCTgtagtttgcaaaaaaggaaacaaatcaaacaaacgtGCGATAACATTCTtcccacaaaaacaaaaagtgtgACCGCACGGTTTATGCAGATCACGTGCAGCGACCATACGGTGGCGGCGTGTCGATTCCCGGACACAGGAAACGACAACGAAATGCGTTTCACACTCTCACTGTCTCCCAGCAATGCATAGTACATATGCGTATACCCAAGGGGTATGTGTAGTGTCCATCCACGGATTCACGGAACTTCCTCTACGTCCCTTCAAAGATTAGTATTCCATTGCGCCAACTGCTCGAAACACACCGGTTAACACGGTTAATCCGCCACCGAATCGCCACTCCGTCACGTGATGGCAGacgaaaatagtgaaaaagCTAGAAACATTGAATAACGCATTTCGGGGAACACACGCATTGGCAAAACCTATTCGGCGAAAGCTACTACCTAGAGCAAGCGCGGTCAACATACGAAACTTCGAAACTTCGCAATCGCCGACTGTCCATTCCGGGGGCGGATGGAGCAACGGAGACCATGAAAGTGTcgtgtgcagtgcagtggttCCTGATTGCACCATTCTAGCGCTGGTCTGTCTGCTGTCCGGGGTCTGCCTTGCTTGCGGCAATTAATCCTATTAGAGGGCGACTTCAAACAAGACGATTTCCACTTGAAACTTCGGCCGGCCTCCACACAAAACACCCAGTACTAACACCGTGTAAGTACGCGTGTAACATGAAACGCGTGTCACCTCTGTCCCTGGCTAGACGAACGGAttgccggtcggtggtcggttttccacttttcacatGTTGTTTAATGGGTTCGTTAGACTTTTGACCATATTTGGATGGCTTAAGCAGCTAAGTGAAGCACACAGGAACAACGGTGTTGGTTTGCCGAACTAACTTTGATTGTTATCAAGAACAGTATATCGTTTTCAATGTGTCAGTTTTAGTTCTTTAATTTCACGAGTTTACCACAGCCACCATCACACAAATTTTATGCGTATTTTCCAGCGTGTTCTTTGGGATTTTTACAACATCTTGTGATCCACAACGACGCTCACTGTTCGaaacttttttaaaattaaacataTCAAAGATTACCTGTAGCGATTGGTACACTTTAATCTAATCTAGACCACTAGAGGAAGTCACAATGGCAAATTCAGAAACAAACGTCCAGCTACGCCGGGCTCTTGGCGGGCACTGACTAGCCACGGATTGGCCCGTGTTCCTCATAACCCACGCGAGCCGCGTGCCCACCACGATGGCCACAATGGGCCGCAGTGTTCCCGCCACACCGATTTCCTGTCAAGCTCCGAAAATTGAACGCGCGAACACGCTCTatcattgcagcagcagccgccgccgccgttcgcACTGAAGGAAGGGATAGTTCACCCGCGTCTGGTGGCATTGGatcaccacccccacccgcTCGTATGGGCCGATACCAGCCGGCATCGGGCTACGCATAAGTATATGCGCCCAGtacccttcttctcctccgcgTGGTAATCGGTTGCTCTCCCACCCACTTGATCATGCTAGAGAGTGCATTCAAAGGAAGTTAACAAAGAATTGGAGGTACAAATCGTTGGTTCTTTATGCGAAGTGAGACGATGGTTTACCACTTTGTGATCCGCAGAATCCTGTACCCTGTCTCGTTTGTTTCGTTGgaatttatatatttatattttcaaTCTAATGGGAGTTCCTCATGTCATTACAGCTTTTGTacgtatttaaaaaaatctacaTTAGCAAAATGAAGATATTAACtttcaataaaacattttctaTTCAGAAATAGAAATACATACAATGACAAATACAATGTTATCAAAGTTAacacattaaacaaaaaactttTATTATAGTAAAATTTTATAACCAAAATAAACGCTTTTAAACATCTTGTACAGATTCGAAATCTCTGCTAAAAATGGTTGATGGCCGTTACTTCGTGATTGCTATTGAAAAAGCGTCGTTTCCGAAAACCACACCGATGTTTCACAGCGTGCTTTCATTTATAAATTTAGTATTTCCGatattgaatgattttttttacgctCGCACGAAACATTAACCGTCGCAACCACACAACATCCTGCGTTGACCACCAATAACGCAGTTATCGTGCATTGTAAAGTTTAAATGGTTTAGGCGTATGCCCAGTACACTCTAAGCAAACTGGAGAAATAAGCGGACTATTCGTCAATAAAAAATAGAAGCACAGCttacaaaaataaaagacaACACCATTAAAACATGTTTATCGCTGtcgacccaaaaaaaaaatccgaaccGGCGTATTACAGCTAGCGAATCATCGATTAGAAAATTGTAGCTTTTAGTAAAATATTTTTCGATTAAAATCTACCTGAAAatttatcatatttttttcCGTTAGGTCCCGGATTGACCAGCCCAATCTTGTCTAAAAAGGCAATAAAGCATTACTTTATGAGCTCAAAATCGCAGCTTGCATTGTGATACCCAGGAATGCTGCATTCACACTATCTAGACCCCACTTTTGCAGCGAATCGGAATGAGAAAGAGCCGAAAGCAATAGAACTTGCCCCAACAATCGCTTTGCACCGCCGGCTAGCGTGTTCGGTGTAAAGCGTGGGGCACCCGAGCACCCGAGAGTCATCTGTTAATTAGCAAAGCGTGGTGACCTCACGGCTAACCTCACTTTGCATATCTTCTATCAATGGAGAAAAACGGTGGTACGGCGGTAGTGCACTATGGGTGGGAAAATGTACCTTTAAGTGCCACGGTGCCTGCCGTATGCTGCCGACGGGCGAGATATGGGGTATTTGTTCGGAATTGCATCGGTGTGCATTGAGGCGAGGGGGGCATCCTATCGCCGCCGGTATCTTGTTCACAGTCGGCTAATTGTTTTCTTTGAGAAGAAAATTTTTGGAGTCTGGTGTCTGTTGGTGTATGGAGGAAGGGCGGAGGAACTGTTCTGTAGATTTGGGTTTGTAACTTCCAGTGCATGCAACGGCGCAGCTGGCAAACAGTGGTTGAGTGAACGTTACGAAAATGATAGAAGCTTGGAGAAACAGTTTGACGAAAGCTTTGTAAGTGACGCACGAGCGGCTTACGGCTGCAGCATGAGAAGAATCGATGATCATTAAAGGGGATCATGGGTAACATAAATGGAAGGAATTACCGTTGGGCATCATACTCCGCTACGTAAATAATACGAATGATCTGCGTGATGGCCTGGGTGACTAAAATATTATTGCTTCCAGCTGATAGCACCCAAATTGCAAATCAATCATCTCCCTACTGAGGTCACGGCGCCCGGCAGTGTTACGCAAATGCCAGTTGCCGCAGCGTCTGCCAAATCGCGGTGTAGCTCATCTAATCAATATTCCAATGTCTCAAGACAAACAATAAGCTACGGAACGaccgtttcggttttcgtgtCGCGCGCGATTGCTGCACCGAATTTCCAAAGTTTTCTAGTGGCACGAacaacccgaaaaaaaaacctcgccAGTCCAGTCGTCTTGCAAAAATACGGATGCaacgccggcagcagcagcagcagcagcaccagcgacagcaGTATTTTGATGCAAATTCGTCCAATCTTCCTCACGACAACGTGTTTTGTCGTCGATTTTACGCCTCAATCCGAATCCATCACCGAAACGCAGGTCGGTGCTTGATCGTCGTCATGCTGACAAGGGCCACTAACGTGTGACCAGCGGGCGTTTGGTAGATTTGGCGGAGTGGGAGTCTCTAGTCGACTAGTTTTTGGCCGCTGGGGCTTCGGCGATTGCCATCGACCGAGTTTTTATGCTAATTCCATTGCACCGTTTCAACGAACACCGCACACGACGACCTAGAGTAGATCAgatcctcgttgtcgtcgtcgttgtcgcgcGTCAATTCGCGGGGCAGTTCCGTGAACCGGTTAGTGGAGCGTATTTATGCACCGCGGTGCACTTTCGATGCACTTTCAATCGGTcaaccggttcggttcgaatcATTTGCCATCTAACATactttttcgtggttttggGGGGAAGTTGAATGGAATTGTGAATGGAAATAGTTTCCTCGTTACACCTGGTACCTGGTATCGGTGAACGGGTTACTGACAATAATCCAACCATACCAGAAGAGAATTGTAGTGGCTGACACGCAAAGATAACAGCAGTGTGGCTGCGCTTTGGATTTCAAACTTAACTAGAAGTTGGAACTTACAATTCGATGGTTGACCAACCAATGTTTGTCTTTATCTAAAAAATGTGGTCAAAAATGCCGCTTTAACTCGTTACATTGCGCCTGCGCTGCACACGGTTTTTCGGGCGGGTATGCGACCTCTAACCGATGGCTCTGGCCGGCTATCTGGCGCAACAGCTGTCCGTTCATATAGCTGCCCATGAAATTCTTCCTTGAGGCCAATCTGGATTGGTTGTCCGCTTGACCACTCACTAACCCCGGTTCGCGGTACGCTACAACGGCTCAAGTTCTTACTTCGATCAGTTTCCGACTCCAAACGTCAAGGGGGCATATGTTTTTAAACCATGATTTGTCGGGTTTTTACATGTCGCTTATGTTCAGTGTACGCCTTACACATTGACCAATCATAGCGCGAAGGTATCGAAAACTGCAGAATGCAATTAAGACATCGCTTAGTACTATCCGCGGGGTTCAGGACAACGAGGCACATATTACGTAGTCGTTATGCAACGATATGCCCTTATTAAGTATGAAACTGATATAATGTGAACCGAATGGGAAAAGCGAAGATGATTATGTACCTGATGTGTATGACTATACGCGTGCAACCTGTATTTGAtctgtttttatttaatttgttcTGAATGTTACACTTCTATCTGTACAATGGAATGGGACATATACGGGGTCCgaagaaggttttttttaatcagaaaatgaaatgaaataacaGCCAACAATGCGATTTCCGTAAGAACCTCCAAATGTGGCTCGATTGGCAAATCGATTCCTTACCTCAGCTTTCGAGAAACATTAATACACAAATCGTATCACCAAGACTGCCGTGACATCAAACAAGAATAGCTGACATGTTCTGCTTACCCGTTAACCTAGATTATTATAAtgtcgcggtttcttccggtTTCACTTCCCGGTTCAAGTTTGTTTACTTTCCCACCCACTAACTATCTCCCCCCGTCATTTGCGTCTACTAATGCCATCCGTTGATGGCTTCGACCAAATGTAGCACAGTAAAATGGTAAAGTATTGAAGAAACTTTCGGCAATCGGTTCCTTTGGTTCATTCGTACTAACCTTCGAATCGAATAGTTAGATGGAGTCACATAAGTGAGGGCTTTTACGGGTTCTTTTCCGCGTCCAACCACTACTACTCTATGGCGTGTGTGCATGATGTCGACCGTTTGATTGAGGAATGAGACATATCTAGAGATATTTAGGTTATAGAGGCAGTCGTCATTCcccggggagagagggagcacTATAAACACTTCCCGCGATTATGCGTGTGGGCGCCACCTTCACCAATCGATCGCGAGTTCTCACAAACTGCCACCATGCCAATGGCGCCCTGGACGATGTCGCCGCAGTTCCTGTGTCCAAACGGTGTGCGTTACGATTATGTTGCCATTAGCTGCCAGGCCGGTCGACCAAGCCTGTAACTAACAATTTACATTCTTGCCAGCCCCTTCCCTAGCGGAACTTGAGCTAAAATGTATACCGTGTGTTCGTGATATTTAGGTGAAGTTCGGTGACTAATTTGGTGCAATATGTTTTCGCGGTTTTACTCCGCACGCTTTTGTTAGCACACGTCGCGGTCGAGGGACTCTTGCCCGTTTGATTCTATGCAGTGTCCTTTCCCCGCAGCGAAACATAGTCCGGAACGAGAAGGCAAGAACCGGCCGATAATATTTATGCGTCGTGGTTCGAATGCAATAAGCGATCGTTTGGGGTGCACGGTTTTTGCGATCAACCGTTTAAGATAGCCGCGATGACTGGACTTATTCGATTTAGAGGTGGAGCGCGATTTTAAAACAGGATTTCGAGCACTGAAATGCAGAACTAAACTCGTTCATTTAGAAAATGATGGATAGAATTTGAAATCAAAGCCATTTTACTAATGGTTGCAAATAGTTCCACTATAGCATATGAATGCTATTTCATCTAAATATTTAAATCAGTCGTAGTTGCTATAAGCTTCCGTGACTGCTGGATGTTTCCCCATTCCTCTCGATAGTGTACGCACATGTAAATATTGGCCCCACAATCGATGCCCCTGATATTTATACTGTTGATTGTGCAACTCACTGatgaatgaaatcaatttgcatccctgaatgctgatgctgacctTACGGTACGAGCGTACGATCGGACTCAACGATCAGACATCAGACACAACACGCCAGACTGAAGGCATCCAGAGCATACATAGAATGGGAACTCGATTCGACCGGTGCGTGACCGTGAACCCCACCGCATGTTGGTCGAACAACATGCCTACAATGCGTCAATTACACGGCATCGCGGGCATGTCTTTCCAATTCCGGCAGAAACACCGCGGTAGTCTCTGCGTTTGGACATTAAAAAGCCCTTCGAGCCCTTCGAGTACTCAGATCCAGACGCGATGAGAGTTCGGCTCCAATACAGAAGTGGACAAGCCATCGTGACGGCGCGCTCGGTCGGAGCTGTCCGCTGAAGCTGCACGCATCGGATAAGAATGATTAATCGCATTGCATAGCAGTGCATTAGTAGCGGCTCGCTACGCTGTTTAGCGTTTACTGCTGattgttatttattgatttcGGATTGGATGCGTTCCcaaatattcatttttttggaaaaaattcAATCTACTTTTAGGTAACCGTAACGCCAAAATGTGGTAATAATGGTAACACCCAAAAGCTTTATTTTTTGCGAAATTGTTCCTCACGACACAATCATAAACACGATGTTGGAGAGTTTCACGAAATATTATTCAAATGCATTTTTTCGTATCGTAATAGCGTTGCAGTGATTGAGTTTTGTAGTTTTCCGGCAAAGATTTAACCAGTTTTGTCATTGAAAGCTAGAGAATGTAAAATCCTTTTTAACATCAGGTAGGAACAATCCATATTACAAATATTAGAAATATGTGCCTCGTTGTTTTTACCAAGCAGGTTTCTCAAATGCCGTACATTGAAAGTTAGTCCAGAAACTCGAACGTAACTCACGAAAAGAAGCGGCGCATGCATGACATTCTTTACGGTATGTGTATGCCTTTCTTCACCATCTTTATGGTGTCTGAGCATGACGGGT
This sequence is a window from Anopheles darlingi chromosome 3, idAnoDarlMG_H_01, whole genome shotgun sequence. Protein-coding genes within it:
- the LOC125957014 gene encoding HIG1 domain family member 1A, mitochondrial-like — protein: MSGKMPSYDETHSDKLARKARESPFMPIGLAGLVAVCAIGAYKYKHRGGMSTSVFLMQLRVAAQGTVVAALSIGLGYTMANEYIFNKKDE
- the LOC125953542 gene encoding uncharacterized protein LOC125953542, with amino-acid sequence MQSRRSPVGKLARSLVILAIVGQCLSVAVETPEPASLLRPRDVNPHPYRNPYEGIAIFDRNLATNSEKFSQNLLNQGPVQFPRVRDGSAVNELAYPYEALALKERQQKMGRFAGADSPIVKPAYQALAKHAARLLGKGYQVDDIDFLNEAATDVKKNYVFSYAVKDTASGDDFSHTQQQQMDGAVKGSYKVQLPDGRMQIVKYIADNNGYRADVTYENEPVAAVQPVPVVSPSTPAAYGYYQMAAVGQQQQQQQQQHQQQYIINQQQRQLYYPATQSQIPAPFYPAQLRPGDVKIHSYNTAPHAGSVIASTTTQATPASEGGTYLATFPAPANLAYIATPSSSSPITGTVLTTGAPLPAYRDIHVPPPAPVQPIGVAFASAGRRTTVYTGTGPRNTLPAGPVRLQQTVYHQVQPTFIADAGQGGVTGASNLNYIQGYVQIPTNENRVYRRNTDRSTEVLPNGHGQRSLDHDLSKKSQTKRHEQLQKASSVSA